A region of the Fusobacteria bacterium ZRK30 genome:
TCTGTGTTCTCTCTTTTTCCTTCTGTGTATCTCTGTGTCTAGTTTTCTATGTTTTCTCTTTTAATTTTCATCTATTATTAATAGATTCAATTTTATCACGAAAGGAGTTTTTTTTCAATTTTACACATATTCCAAGGTAACCGATTTTCCAAAGTCTTTTAAGATGGCCTCTAGTTCTGTAACGACTTTTAATTTAATATTAAAATCTATGGGGAAATCTGGGTTTTGATGGGCAGGATTCACAGCAGTCCCCGCCACTATCTTTATGTGACTGGCATCAAATAAAAGCAATCTTCCCAAGATTCCTGCTCCATCATTGCTGGTAACTTCCTTCCCTTCACAGATATATTCCTTTATATATTCCACAGTTTTATTGAGGGTCAACAATCCTTCTGTCACTAAACCTACTCCCCTCATATAACCTACTGGGGGCAGGTTATTTTCATATCCATCCAGATCGATCTTAACCTCTTCATCCCAAGCTTTAGATATTATATTAGCTGTAGTCCCCCCGCTGAGAACTACAACTCCCTGAGACTCCTCCACCCTCTTTATAAATTTTTCATCATCTTCTATATTTTTAGGAGGTCCTGTAAATAGATTTAAATATTTTACAGGCTGAAATTTAATCGATAAAACTGTTGTATCATCTCCCGGTTTATCATTATATAGGGTTTTGCAGACATCCAGCAAACTATTAGTTATATCCGTTGCATATTTTTGCTGGGATATATCCCTCAAAAAATCATTTATATTTTCCCATTGCCAGCCTAAATTAAGGTATTCGCCCACCCCGGCATGAACCGCTCCATCACTGACTACAGTCAATAAATCATCGGGACAAAATTTGAAATGACTCTCAAAAATCGTTTTTCCCTTTATGATTCTTTCCTTTCTATCTATAGACATATCACAGCCGTCTCTATAAAAAAATGTAGGAGGGTTTTCGTATTCGACCATATAACAGTCCCCATTATTATTTAACTTTATAATTGTAAAGGTAGAATAAGCAAGTTTTCTCACCTTACACTCAGGGAGGGTATTTATTATCGTTTCCAGAGTTTCCTCTATACTAGAACCGCCCTTTAACATGGTAATAGCTATCTTTGAAGTCAGAGTAGCCAAGATATTTGCCTTAACCCCACTTCCAAGACCGTCAGAAAGCACTAAAAGACACCCATCCTCTGTTTTTACAGTTTCCACCTTATCTCCACAGAGTTCCTCACCAAATTTATTTATACTTTTATATGAAGCATCAATATAATATTCCATTAAAGACTCTCCTCTTTGTTGAATACATCCTTCAATTTGTTGAAGGCCACCTTGGATTCTGCTGTTGTTTCTCCCAATAAACTAGCTATCTCCTGAGCTATCCTCATTTGTTTTTCCACTACTGTCTGGGTTATCTCAAAAGTTTTTTCTTTCAAACCTCTTATCTCTTCCTTCCTCAACTCGTCACTGGTTATGTCAGTAAGCACTATTAATATCCCTTCTTTAGAATTCATAGATATAATACTCATTCTCATATAGAGTTCCCCGTTCAGAAATGATTGTTTTTTCCAGATAATATTTTCCCCTTCCGAGGATACCTTATCTAATTTCCCTTTGGATATAAACTCCTCTATAGATCTCTCCTTAACTTCTTTTGGGGATATCCCAAAATACCTGCTGAAAGCCATATTACTCTCTATTATCTCATATTCATTGTTTAATATAAGGATAGCGTTAGGGGAATTTTCAAATATTTCATTGGTAACCTTATCAGCACATTTTTTCATATAGTGGATACACATCTCCTTGTGAGACATCCCCCTATATATAGATATAGCTTTTTGACGGCAGGTATCATACCCACATCCGCCGCAGTTCAATTCATCTTCCTTACTATATTTTTCCAAAGTTCCTAAAATTTCTATAATTTCTTCCTCAGTAGGCATCTTTTCCTCAAATTTTTTATTGTGGAAACTGGCACTAAAATCTATCTCACAGATATGATCGTTCTTTTCTGCTTTTTTATCATTTTCATTTAAATATTTTTTTAAGGTCTGTACTCTGGAAAAAGTAGTTGAAGAAGCATTTGATCCCCCCGGCCCTCCAAGACAACTTTGTTTACAGACACTTACTTCTACACAGGTTCCTGTAATAGTTCCTCTGGATAATTCATCAAAAAGTTCGATACATTCGTCTAATCCATCTACCCTTAATTGGGTCATTCCCTTCTCCTCGATACTCTCTCTTATCCCTTCTAAGATCCCCCCTACAACAGGATAGCTGCTCCCGAAATTACTTCCAAATCTGTCTACTTCTATGGATTCCTGATTTTGATAATCTATTCCCTCATCTTTTAACCACTGGGATACCTCATCAAAAGTTAAAACTGCATCTATGGCTCCTGTGTGTTTTTCAGACAATGACTCACACTTCTTAGCTATACAGGGTCCCAGAAAAACTGTTTTTTCCTTTGGATTCTCTTTTTTTAACAGATACCCATGGGAGATCATAGGAGATGTAAAGGGCATTAAATATGGTATCAATGCAGGATAATATTTTTCTATCAGGAGAACTACCGACGGGCAGCAGGTAGTTATATAGATCCCTTGATCTGTAGTCGATATATATTTTTCATATAATTTTGAGGTGATATCTGCTCCTACTGCTGTTTCCTCTATAAGATTAAATCCTAATTTTTTCAATCCCCATATAAATTCATTGGATTTTTCATAAAACCCCCTGAAAGATGGAGCTATAGAGATATTTACTTCCTCTCCACTCTTAAGTATTTTTTTCACAAAATCGAGATCCGAATGGATATTCCTGGCATTTTGAGGACAGCTGGAAAAACAATGGCCGCAGACAATACAATGATCTGAAACTATGTGAGCCTGATCATCCTCTATCTTTATGGCTTTTACCCGGCATGTTCGAACACATTTATAACAATTACTACAATTTGCTTCTGAAAAATTCATTATCTTCATAACACTCTCTCCTTTATGATATCTTTAAATTTCTTCTCTGAATTTTCTTTAGAAAATGAATAGATTTTTTCTTCCCCATCTACAATAACAGAAACTCCCTCTGTACAATTATTTAAACAAAAACAAGCTTTTAGCTCTACCTCTTTTTCCAGTCCCTCTTCCTCTATAATTTTTGTGATTATTTTTATAACATCATAAGAACCCTTTATATGACAGGCACTTCCTACACAAACCTTTAAAATCATCTTTTCCTCCTCAATGGATTTCAATCATCTATAAAATACTAAAAAATTTCCTCACAAATTACATATCTCAACAGTAATAATTTTTCCTATTTTCTTAATATTAATTCCTAATTTTTTTAATTATCTTTTAATAATAATATACCATATTATTATAGTTATTTCACAATTTTAAAGGGAGATATCTGACGATTAATTCCACTGTATTTTTAGGTGATTTTATCAACATTTAAAACTTTTATTTCAAATGCTTTAACAGATTCCCCTAAACTAATTTCTGAATCACTAGAGAGACTTTTTGACTTTGCTTAGATGTCAAAAAAGCGATTGACATATTATGATAGATATGATATTATGATCTAGTTACGCGTAGGTGGGGTTATCAGCAACCTGTGCCTGGCGATTAAATTTATGGAGGTGTTACAATGTACGCAGTAATCAAAACTGGAGGAAAACAGTACAAAGTTGCAGAAGGTGAAATATTAAGAGTAGAGAAATTAAATGCTGAAGTTAACGAAACTGTTGAAATGACAGAAGTTTTATTAGTATCTAACAACGGAGAAATGAAAGTAGGAACTCCTGTAGTAGAAGGTGCAAAAGTGTTAGTAGAAGTATTATCACAAGGTAGAGCTAAAAAAGTTATTAACTTCAAATACAAACCTAAAAAGTCAACTCATAGAAGAAAAGGTCACAGACAATCATTCACTGAAATCAAAATTACTTCTATCAAAGGATAATGACAGAGATCACTCTCATTAGACAGGATGAAGAAATTGTAGAATTTTATGGATGGAATCATGCTGAATATGATGAACATGGTAGCGATATCTTGTGTGCCGCGATTAGTATGATTTTACAACAAGGAGCAGCCGGTATTCTAGAATATCTAAATATCCCTGCTACTTATTCAACTAATAATGAAACAGGATTCTTAAGACTAGATCTTAAAACTCCAGATGAAGAGAAGTTGGAAAAATTGGATATGACTATTCATAGTTATAATCAAATTGTTTTAAAAAACAAAAGGGAAATAAATGCAATATTAGGAAGTATGGTAGTAATGCTAGACCAACTAAAAGAGCAATATCCCAAATATATGAAGATTTTCGAAGAGGAGGCTAATTAATGTTTAGAATTGAATTACAACTATTTGCTAAGAAAAAAGGACAAGGTTCTGTAAAGAACGGAAGAGACTCTAATCCTAATTACTTAGGTGTTAAAAAATATGATGGTGAGAAAGTAGTAGCTGGAAACATCGTTGTTAGACAAAGAGGAAACAAATTCCATGCTGGAACTAACATGGGGCAAGGTAAAGATCATACTTTATTTGCTTTAGTTGATGGATATGTTAAATTTGAAAGATTAGGTAAAACTAAGAAACAAGTTTCTATCTACTCTGAAAGAAAAAGTTTAGTATAAGCTTTTCAGATAAATCCCAGCATTTGCTGGGATTTATTTATTATATAGGTAAAATTCACAAGCAGATAAAAATTGAAAATTGAAAGTGGAAGACCAAAATATAAAAATTTTAATTTTCAACTTTCAATTTTCAATCGTGTTAACAATAGGAGGAAAAATATTTATGTTTATAGATGAGGCGATAATCACCGTCAAAGCCGGTAAAGGTGGAGATGGTGCAGCAACATTCAGAAGGGAAAAATATGTACAATTTGGTGGTCCCGATGGTGGAGACGGTGGAAACGGTGGAAGTATCGTATTCGTCGCTGACAACAACATCAACACCTTAGTAGATTTCAGATATAAAAGAGCATTTGTTGCAGAGAGTGGTACCAATGGTGCAAAAAAAAGAATGCATGGTAAAACAGGAGCTGACCTGATCATCAGAGTACCTGTAGGTACCATGGTAAGAGACTTTGAAAGTGGAGCTCTATTACTTGACCTAAATGAAAATGGTGAAGAAAGAGTTTTATTCCAAGGTGGAAAAGGTGGAGGAGGAAACATCCACTTTAAAAATGCAGTAAGAAGAGCTCCTAAGATGGCCGGTAAAGGTCGTAAAGGTAAGGAACTTAGAGTAAGATTAGAATTAAAATTATTAGCTGATGTAGCCTTAGTTGGATACCCAAGTGTAGGTAAATCAAGCTTTATCAATAAAGTTTCAGCTGCTAAATCAAAGGTTGCAAACTATCACTTTACTACTCTGGCTCCTAAATTAGGTGTTGTAAGAGTAGGAGATAACAGATCATTCCTAATGGCTGATATCCCTGGACTTATCGAAGGAGCCCATGAAGGTGTTGGACTAGGAGATAAGTTCCTAAAGCATATCGAAAGATGTAAGATGATCTACCATGTAGTAGATGTATCTGGTATGGAAGGTAGAACTCCAGAGGAAGACTTTGAGAAGATCAACAACGAATTGGAAAAATTCAGTAAAAGACTTGCAGGAAAAAAACAAATAGTTTTAGCTAACAAGATGGATTTATTATATGATATGGAAAACTATGAAAAATTCAAAATATATATGGCAGCAAAAGGGATCGAAGTATTCCCTATATCTGTAATTCTTAATGATGGACTAAAGGAAGTTGTAAACAGAACTTGGTCATTATTAGAGGAAATTCCTAGAGAAGAATTAGAAGAAGAAACAGACGTATTAGATATTTTAAAAGCTATCGAAGACGAAAAACCTGACTGGCATGTAGAAATAGATGAAGAGGGTGTCTTCGTCGTTACCGGTAAAATCGTTGAAAATGTACTTAATACCTATGTCTTTAATGACGATGAAGCTATTGTAAGTTTCGTACACGTTCTTAAAAACTTAGGATTGGAGAATCAGTTAATCAAAGCTGGTATCGAAGAATGGGATACTGTAAGAATTGAAAATGTAGAATTTGACTATATTGTTTAAGGATAAATAATAAGTTTATAGTTGAAAAATTAAAAAGATCTGAGAAAATTTCTCAGATCTTTTTTCCTCTTTAATGAAGTTTTCAACCCTGAACAACTATCTTTCTCTATCTCTTCTGTCATCTCTCCTTTTTTCCTGTTCTCTCTGATACCTTAAAAAGTCAACATTTTCAACCTTGGTAGAGCCATCCTCATAGGTGGTAACCATAATTTTATTATTTTCTTTATATTCTATAGAAACAACTTTTTTAGCAGGCTGAAAGTTACTGCATCCGATAAAAATTATAGATATTAATAACAACATTAGATATTTAAATACTTTCATAATATAACCTCCTCATTTACTACAACTATTAAAAAAATTAATGTAGATCAGGAGATTTTTCAGGGTCAAAAACTTCACTAAAAAGGGATTGATCGCTCAATCCCTCTTAATTATATTATATAAATATATTTTTTCTTATCTTTAAATTAGAATTTCGTACCGAATCTAACACCTAAATTTAATTCATTTCTTGACTCATCATCTACATTTGCAGAATATGCAGCGTAGTTAACATAAGGAACTACATCAAACGAACTAACTTTAGCTCTATATTGTAATTCAGGAAGTACAAATATATCTCCCGTTCCTTCACTACTTAATACTGAATAAAATTCTATTCCAATTTCATTTATAAAGTATAAATTCTTTGCAATTTCTTTTTCATAACCTAACGTTTGATAAATTGTTACATCGTATTTATTATCTTCATCTATCGATCCTTCAAATAAATCATTTGAGTATGTATCTGTTCCTTTTTTTACTTTATCATTTTTAGTTCCAGCAACATCTAAATAAACATCTCCATAAGTTGTCCAAGAATCATTTAATTTTCTAAAGTTTGAAAAAATAAATTGTGACGCAACTGTTCCCTCGACATCATCGTATCCAACATTAGCTACATAGTCCGTTGCAAATCCATAATATGTTGTTGATATTTTTGCTGTTATTGTAGTTAATCTTTTTTTCTCATAATCACCTTTTTCTTTTGCTGTACCATGATCAACATGTTTAGAAGTAAAGTTTTCAGCAGTATCATAACCATATGAAATTCCAGGTACGAATGTCCACTCTTTACCCATCATATCAAATGTTCCACCTTGATAGTCTAATCCAAAACTAGTATCCCAACCTTCATTAGTTTTATTCCAATTTTTATCAAAGTTAGTATCTCTATCAACATCATAGATAAATCCTAATTTACCCATATTCAATTTACCTTTACCCAAAGTAGTTGTAACATAATTAAGATCACTAATTTTATAATTACCATTTGTTGCTTTAGCAGATCTTCCAGGACCTTGTTGCATTCCTACTAAAACTTCACCAGCATAAGAACCGCTGAATCCATTTTCTCCTTCTTGTCTACCTATTACTAATCCCTCAATAGTACTGCTACTAGTAATAGTACTAATTTCAGCAGCCTTTTCAGCCGTTAAAACCGCTTCTTCTCCTGCTGGAGTATGTGCTGCAAATGTTGTAGCTCCTAAAGCTAGGATTCCTGCTAGTAATAATAATTTTTTATTCATGTTTTTTTCCTCCTAAAATAATTTCAAATTTGTTTTCTTAATGTTTCCTTTAAATTCTTTCTGGTTGAAAATGTTTCTGTTTATCCTGGTATCAGTGTAGTTTAGTAATTATTAATAGTCAATAGTCACAATTTTAACTATCATTAAAAGAGAATTAATATTCTATTATCTATTCAGCATAAATAATAAAAGATAGCAAATAAAAAACCTCTAACATTAAAAATTAATAATCTTTAATGTTAGAGGTTCTTATCTATTTGTTATAATTCTTATATTTTTTTTAGTCTTAAACACCATTGTGGATATAGAATCTAAAGAGTGAAGTCTTTAACCTTCTACCTATCTAGTTTTAAAGCCCTCTTTCTCGCCTGTCACTTTTTCTTTCTTCCCGTTCCTGTCTTTCTTGCAACTTTATAAAACCTAAATTTTCTACCTTAGTTGATCCATCTTCATAGGTAGTAATCCTTATATTCTCTGTTTTTTTATCTTCTACTGAAACAATCTTTTTATATGGCTCTAAATTGCCACAACTTATAAAAATTAATGATATTAATAATATCATTAAAAATTTTATTTTTTTCATAATATCCCCTCCATTATACGACTACGATTATTAAAAATAATTTTTTATTAATAAATTATTTTTAAATGTAGATTAGGAGATCTATTAAATATGTCAAAAACTTCACTCTTATTTAAAATATAACACATATCTACTAAAAAAATAATGTCTGCTGTCTTAAAAGAAGTTAATTTAATAAAATTATTTCAACCTTTAATCTTAATTTTATTTTAAATAATAGTAAAATTTTAAACTTTATTGGAGGGATTGACTACTCAATCCCTCCAATTATAATTTGTATTTTAAATTTTCATTTTTTTGAATTTTCATTACAATTTGTATTTTTCTTAAAAAATATTCACTATAGTTTATGAAATTACATTGCGTATGAAAGTCCTACAGCTACATAACCTTGTGCTCCAACGTTAGATGTATGAGTTTTGAAATCATCCTCTGTTAATAAACCAACTGTACCATATGTACTGAAGTTATTTGTCCACTCATGGTTTAATTCTATGTATGTCTCTGTATTTACTAGAGTTG
Encoded here:
- a CDS encoding ribosomal-processing cysteine protease Prp; this encodes MTEITLIRQDEEIVEFYGWNHAEYDEHGSDILCAAISMILQQGAAGILEYLNIPATYSTNNETGFLRLDLKTPDEEKLEKLDMTIHSYNQIVLKNKREINAILGSMVVMLDQLKEQYPKYMKIFEEEAN
- a CDS encoding (2Fe-2S) ferredoxin domain-containing protein, with the protein product MILKVCVGSACHIKGSYDVIKIITKIIEEEGLEKEVELKACFCLNNCTEGVSVIVDGEEKIYSFSKENSEKKFKDIIKERVL
- a CDS encoding PAS domain S-box protein, which gives rise to MKIMNFSEANCSNCYKCVRTCRVKAIKIEDDQAHIVSDHCIVCGHCFSSCPQNARNIHSDLDFVKKILKSGEEVNISIAPSFRGFYEKSNEFIWGLKKLGFNLIEETAVGADITSKLYEKYISTTDQGIYITTCCPSVVLLIEKYYPALIPYLMPFTSPMISHGYLLKKENPKEKTVFLGPCIAKKCESLSEKHTGAIDAVLTFDEVSQWLKDEGIDYQNQESIEVDRFGSNFGSSYPVVGGILEGIRESIEEKGMTQLRVDGLDECIELFDELSRGTITGTCVEVSVCKQSCLGGPGGSNASSTTFSRVQTLKKYLNENDKKAEKNDHICEIDFSASFHNKKFEEKMPTEEEIIEILGTLEKYSKEDELNCGGCGYDTCRQKAISIYRGMSHKEMCIHYMKKCADKVTNEIFENSPNAILILNNEYEIIESNMAFSRYFGISPKEVKERSIEEFISKGKLDKVSSEGENIIWKKQSFLNGELYMRMSIISMNSKEGILIVLTDITSDELRKEEIRGLKEKTFEITQTVVEKQMRIAQEIASLLGETTAESKVAFNKLKDVFNKEESL
- the obgE gene encoding GTPase ObgE, whose protein sequence is MFIDEAIITVKAGKGGDGAATFRREKYVQFGGPDGGDGGNGGSIVFVADNNINTLVDFRYKRAFVAESGTNGAKKRMHGKTGADLIIRVPVGTMVRDFESGALLLDLNENGEERVLFQGGKGGGGNIHFKNAVRRAPKMAGKGRKGKELRVRLELKLLADVALVGYPSVGKSSFINKVSAAKSKVANYHFTTLAPKLGVVRVGDNRSFLMADIPGLIEGAHEGVGLGDKFLKHIERCKMIYHVVDVSGMEGRTPEEDFEKINNELEKFSKRLAGKKQIVLANKMDLLYDMENYEKFKIYMAAKGIEVFPISVILNDGLKEVVNRTWSLLEEIPREELEEETDVLDILKAIEDEKPDWHVEIDEEGVFVVTGKIVENVLNTYVFNDDEAIVSFVHVLKNLGLENQLIKAGIEEWDTVRIENVEFDYIV
- a CDS encoding serine/threonine-protein phosphatase gives rise to the protein MEYYIDASYKSINKFGEELCGDKVETVKTEDGCLLVLSDGLGSGVKANILATLTSKIAITMLKGGSSIEETLETIINTLPECKVRKLAYSTFTIIKLNNNGDCYMVEYENPPTFFYRDGCDMSIDRKERIIKGKTIFESHFKFCPDDLLTVVSDGAVHAGVGEYLNLGWQWENINDFLRDISQQKYATDITNSLLDVCKTLYNDKPGDDTTVLSIKFQPVKYLNLFTGPPKNIEDDEKFIKRVEESQGVVVLSGGTTANIISKAWDEEVKIDLDGYENNLPPVGYMRGVGLVTEGLLTLNKTVEYIKEYICEGKEVTSNDGAGILGRLLLFDASHIKIVAGTAVNPAHQNPDFPIDFNIKLKVVTELEAILKDFGKSVTLEYV
- the rplU gene encoding 50S ribosomal protein L21: MYAVIKTGGKQYKVAEGEILRVEKLNAEVNETVEMTEVLLVSNNGEMKVGTPVVEGAKVLVEVLSQGRAKKVINFKYKPKKSTHRRKGHRQSFTEIKITSIKG
- the rpmA gene encoding 50S ribosomal protein L27, producing MFRIELQLFAKKKGQGSVKNGRDSNPNYLGVKKYDGEKVVAGNIVVRQRGNKFHAGTNMGQGKDHTLFALVDGYVKFERLGKTKKQVSIYSERKSLV